One window of the Syngnathus typhle isolate RoL2023-S1 ecotype Sweden unplaced genomic scaffold, RoL_Styp_1.0 HiC_scaffold_40, whole genome shotgun sequence genome contains the following:
- the LOC133147291 gene encoding uncharacterized protein LOC133147291 isoform X3, which yields MLIQVRYCQQQKYVKLDEVDGCFDFVQFHDKEFSDCSLSSPSDYSDSSFSSCASTSTILLDEVPRKKPRLEGPLPAASARKLIEDVLGTSSGGEEVLQEYHTTKTLTDATRRKLVNIIVAHMIDKHGQLPSKAVREEYALGIVTVFPSLKDPYSKKGYEHFYDAASSTGYISWRLKTIQRKIRRGHASTSSPTGFSPGGGGPNVRRSIVVDQQLDGDAYQEAISLLNHTTDSSVIFLKMRETFQNRQKLIHDSDKTQDIFSIFPRFLDTKGLMNQDFTLLFEEEVSNLLLQKWDPFFRDNVIKEAKRLTPTPELRRMLQAAESPGSELDEAPIGLKSMVLSTKVDLLFAVPWRKTCQSFVK from the exons atgttgatccaggttcggtattgccaacagcagaagtatgtgaagttggatgaggttgatggatgttttgattttgtgcagttccatgacaaag aattttccgattgctccttgtcctctccatccgattattctgattcaagcttcagttcatgtgcaagtacatcaactatactcctagatgaggttcctaggaagaaaccaagacttgagggcccacttcctgcagcatctgctagaaag ttgattgaagatgtccttggtaccagctcaggtggtgaagaggtcctccaagagtatcacacaacaaaaactctaacagatgctaccagaagaaagttggtcaatataatagtggcacacatgattgataaacacgg gcaactccccagcaaagctgttcgagaagagtacgctcttgggatagtgacagtgttcccgtccctcaaagacccatactccaagaaaggctat gaacatttctatgatgctgcaagcagcaccggatacatttcttggcgtctgaaaacgattcagagaaagattcgaagaggacatgcatctacaagtagccccactggcttttccccaggaggag gaggcccaaatgtgcgcaggtccattgttgttgaccagcagcttgatggggatgcataccaggaagccatctccttgctcaaccatacaacagacagttccgtaatttttctgaagatgagagagacctttcagaatcgccaaaaactcatccacgactcagacaaaactcaagatatcttctccatcttcccaagattcctggatacaaagggattg atgaatcaagacttcacactcctgtttgaagaggaggtttccaacctgctgctccagaaatgggatccgttcttcagagataacgtcatcaaagaggccaagcggctcaccccaacacctgagctgcgccgaatgctgcaggccgcagagtctccaggaagtgaacttgatgaggcaccaa ttgggttaaagtcgatggtgttgagtacaaaggtggacttgttgtttgcagttccatggaggaagacatgccagtcttttgtcaaatag
- the LOC133147291 gene encoding uncharacterized protein LOC133147291 isoform X2 — translation MPLGFQQGEPVHQSIVSCAWRGQPSFISLLESGMDAELDFYTREFSDCSLSSPSDYSDSSFSSCASTSTILLDEVPRKKPRLEGPLPAASARKLIEDVLGTSSGGEEVLQEYHTTKTLTDATRRKLVNIIVAHMIDKHGQLPSKAVREEYALGIVTVFPSLKDPYSKKGYEHFYDAASSTGYISWRLKTIQRKIRRGHASTSSPTGFSPGGGGPNVRRSIVVDQQLDGDAYQEAISLLNHTTDSSVIFLKMRETFQNRQKLIHDSDKTQDIFSIFPRFLDTKGLMNQDFTLLFEEEVSNLLLQKWDPFFRDNVIKEAKRLTPTPELRRMLQAAESPGSELDEAPIGLKSMVLSTKVDLLFAVPWRKTCQSFVK, via the exons atgcccctgggctttcagcagggtgaacccgtgcatcaatcaatagtctcctgtgcgtggcgtggtcaaccgtcgtttatttcgctgctggaatcaggaatggatgcggagttggacttttacacgagag aattttccgattgctccttgtcctctccatccgattattctgattcaagcttcagttcatgtgcaagtacatcaactatactcctagatgaggttcctaggaagaaaccaagacttgagggcccacttcctgcagcatctgctagaaag ttgattgaagatgtccttggtaccagctcaggtggtgaagaggtcctccaagagtatcacacaacaaaaactctaacagatgctaccagaagaaagttggtcaatataatagtggcacacatgattgataaacacgg gcaactccccagcaaagctgttcgagaagagtacgctcttgggatagtgacagtgttcccgtccctcaaagacccatactccaagaaaggctat gaacatttctatgatgctgcaagcagcaccggatacatttcttggcgtctgaaaacgattcagagaaagattcgaagaggacatgcatctacaagtagccccactggcttttccccaggaggag gaggcccaaatgtgcgcaggtccattgttgttgaccagcagcttgatggggatgcataccaggaagccatctccttgctcaaccatacaacagacagttccgtaatttttctgaagatgagagagacctttcagaatcgccaaaaactcatccacgactcagacaaaactcaagatatcttctccatcttcccaagattcctggatacaaagggattg atgaatcaagacttcacactcctgtttgaagaggaggtttccaacctgctgctccagaaatgggatccgttcttcagagataacgtcatcaaagaggccaagcggctcaccccaacacctgagctgcgccgaatgctgcaggccgcagagtctccaggaagtgaacttgatgaggcaccaa ttgggttaaagtcgatggtgttgagtacaaaggtggacttgttgtttgcagttccatggaggaagacatgccagtcttttgtcaaatag
- the LOC133147291 gene encoding uncharacterized protein LOC133147291 isoform X1 has product MLIQVRYCQQQKYVKLDEVDGCFDFVQFHDKVIERFCLPPDAKLVHKDATGTEVDEDIFSDLVSQGNVTLSVFSNDEFSDCSLSSPSDYSDSSFSSCASTSTILLDEVPRKKPRLEGPLPAASARKLIEDVLGTSSGGEEVLQEYHTTKTLTDATRRKLVNIIVAHMIDKHGQLPSKAVREEYALGIVTVFPSLKDPYSKKGYEHFYDAASSTGYISWRLKTIQRKIRRGHASTSSPTGFSPGGGGPNVRRSIVVDQQLDGDAYQEAISLLNHTTDSSVIFLKMRETFQNRQKLIHDSDKTQDIFSIFPRFLDTKGLMNQDFTLLFEEEVSNLLLQKWDPFFRDNVIKEAKRLTPTPELRRMLQAAESPGSELDEAPIGLKSMVLSTKVDLLFAVPWRKTCQSFVK; this is encoded by the exons atgttgatccaggttcggtattgccaacagcagaagtatgtgaagttggatgaggttgatggatgttttgattttgtgcagttccatgacaaag tcatcgagagattttgcctgccacctgacgcaaaattagtgcacaaagatgcaacagggacagaagttgatgaggacattttcagtgaccttgtcagccaaggcaatgtgactctatcagttttctcaaatgacg aattttccgattgctccttgtcctctccatccgattattctgattcaagcttcagttcatgtgcaagtacatcaactatactcctagatgaggttcctaggaagaaaccaagacttgagggcccacttcctgcagcatctgctagaaag ttgattgaagatgtccttggtaccagctcaggtggtgaagaggtcctccaagagtatcacacaacaaaaactctaacagatgctaccagaagaaagttggtcaatataatagtggcacacatgattgataaacacgg gcaactccccagcaaagctgttcgagaagagtacgctcttgggatagtgacagtgttcccgtccctcaaagacccatactccaagaaaggctat gaacatttctatgatgctgcaagcagcaccggatacatttcttggcgtctgaaaacgattcagagaaagattcgaagaggacatgcatctacaagtagccccactggcttttccccaggaggag gaggcccaaatgtgcgcaggtccattgttgttgaccagcagcttgatggggatgcataccaggaagccatctccttgctcaaccatacaacagacagttccgtaatttttctgaagatgagagagacctttcagaatcgccaaaaactcatccacgactcagacaaaactcaagatatcttctccatcttcccaagattcctggatacaaagggattg atgaatcaagacttcacactcctgtttgaagaggaggtttccaacctgctgctccagaaatgggatccgttcttcagagataacgtcatcaaagaggccaagcggctcaccccaacacctgagctgcgccgaatgctgcaggccgcagagtctccaggaagtgaacttgatgaggcaccaa ttgggttaaagtcgatggtgttgagtacaaaggtggacttgttgtttgcagttccatggaggaagacatgccagtcttttgtcaaatag